One region of Candidatus Bathyarchaeia archaeon genomic DNA includes:
- a CDS encoding GNAT family N-acetyltransferase yields the protein MKKNKGAKKSRSLAFKVRKATLKDVPVLVRQRREMWRVLGERDPEELDRADKVYARWSRSRMKSGNLMGWVAEDRGKILGGGCVWLQPVQPRPGYSLMVQPYLLSMYTEPRSRGLGVASGIVEKALEWCRSNGFPQLRLHASVMGRKVYRKHGFERTWEMRRRIKKLREDS from the coding sequence GTGAAGAAGAATAAAGGAGCAAAGAAGAGCCGAAGTCTAGCGTTCAAAGTTCGCAAGGCTACATTGAAAGATGTTCCGGTCTTGGTTCGCCAGCGCAGGGAGATGTGGCGCGTTCTTGGGGAGAGAGACCCGGAAGAGTTGGACAGAGCTGACAAGGTCTACGCCCGGTGGTCACGATCAAGAATGAAAAGCGGGAATTTGATGGGATGGGTGGCCGAGGATCGGGGCAAGATACTTGGTGGAGGATGTGTGTGGCTGCAGCCTGTTCAACCGCGGCCAGGGTACAGTCTCATGGTCCAGCCATACCTACTATCAATGTATACGGAACCTCGGTCAAGGGGACTGGGCGTGGCCTCCGGTATTGTGGAGAAAGCTCTGGAGTGGTGCCGATCGAACGGGTTTCCGCAGCTTCGGTTGCATGCTAGCGTGATGGGAAGGAAAGTCTACCGCAAGCATGGTTTCGAGCGGACTTGGGAAATGAGGCGTAGAATCAAGAAGCTCAGAGAAGATAGCTAA